The proteins below are encoded in one region of Rhinolophus sinicus isolate RSC01 linkage group LG07, ASM3656204v1, whole genome shotgun sequence:
- the ZSWIM8 gene encoding zinc finger SWIM domain-containing protein 8 isoform X1 — translation MELMFAEWEDGERFSFEDSDRFEEDSLCSFISEAESLCQNWRGWRKQSAGPNSPTGGGGGGGSGSTRMRDGLVIPLVELSAKQVAFHIPFEVVEKVYPPVPEQLQLRIAFWSFPENEEDIRLYSCLANGSADEFQRGDQLFRMRAVKDPLQIGFHLSATVVPPQMVPPKGAYNVAVMFDRCRVTSCSCTCGAGAKWCTHVVALCLFRIHNASAVCLRAPVSESLSRLQRDQLQKFAQYLISELPQQILPTAQRLLDELLSSQSTAINTVCGAPDPTAGPSASDQSTWYLDESTLTDNIKKTLHKFCGPSPVVFSDVNSMYLSSTEPPAAAEWACLLRPLRGREPEGVWNLLSIVREMFKRRDSNAAPLLEILTDQCLTYEQITGWWYSVRTSASHSSASGHTGRSNGQSEVAAHACASMCDEMVTLWRLAVLDPALSPQRRRELCAQLRQWQLKVIENVKRGQHKKTLERLFPGFRPAVEACYFNWEEAYPLPGVTYSGTDRKLALCWARALPPRPGASRPGGLEESRERPRPVPAEPAVRPKEPGAKRKGLGEGVPSSQRGPRRLSAEGVDKALHKMGPSGGKAKALGGAGSGGKGSAGGGSKRRLSSEDSSLEPDLAEMSLDDSSLALGAEASTFGGFPESLPPCPPSGGSRGPSAFLPEPSDTYEEDGGVYFSEGPEPPPASAGPPGLLPGEVGTRDYLPSTDESGNGLPKTKEAAPAVGEEDDDYQAYYLNAQDGAGGEEEKAEGGTGEEHDLFAGLKPLEQESRMEVLFACAEALHAHGYSSEASRLTVELAQDLLANPPDLKGKKNKVSTSRQTWVATNTLTKAAFLLTVLSERPEHHNLAFRVGMFALELQRPPASTKALEVKLAYQESEVAALLKKIPLGPSEMSTMRCRAEELREGTLCDYRPVLPLMLASFIFDVLCAPVVSPTGSRPPSRNWNNEMPGDEELGFEAAVAALGMKTTVSEAEHPLLCEGTRREKGDLALALMITYKDDQAKLKKILDKLLDRESQTHKPQTLSSFYSSSRPATTSQRSPSKHGAPSAPGALQPLTSGSAGPAQPGSVAGAGPGPTEGFTEKNMPESSPHSPCEGLPSEAALTPRPEGKVPSRLALGSRGGYNGRGWGSPGRPKKKHTGMASIDSSAPETTSDSSPTLSRRPLRGGWAPTSWGRGQDSDSISSSSSDSLGSSSSSGSRRASASGGARAKTVEVGRYKGRRPESHAPHVPNQPSEAAAHFYFELAKTVLIKAGGNSSTSIFTHPSSSGGHQGPHRNLHLCAFEIGLYALGLHNFVSPNWLSRTYSSHVSWITGQAMEIGSAALTILVECWDGHLTPPEVASLADRASRARDSNMVRAAAELALSCLPHAHALNPNEIQRALVQCKEQDNLMLEKACMAVEEAAKGGGVYPEVLFEVAHQWFWLYEQTAGGSSTAREGATSCSANGIRAAGETGRGLPEGRGGPGTEPVTVAAATVTAAATVVPVISVGSSLYPGPGLGHGHSPGLHPYTALQPHLPCSPQYLTHPAHPAHPMPHMPRPAVFPVPSSAYPQGVHPAFLGAQYPYSVTPPSLAATAVSFPVPSMAPITVHPYHTEPGLPLPASVACELWGQGTVSSVHPASTFPAIQGASLPALTTQPSPLVSGGFPPPEEETHSQPVNPHSLHHLHAAYRVGMLALEMLGRRAHNDHPNNFSRSPPYTDDVKWLLGLAAKLGDRHGDAAAAEPRSCPQPSACPGLPPTGAALSASIHAVYPPPPDSPDPCRLRRLCKCDPQCPQRLLPDTHGHDAVQRHPAEPQAQQTDQGAVATGLTRDDHLLPLSLTSLGPYTGTQAGGYGGPSHRGSESWLDRSSPPSPLIAQTGSCSLAVAWGQDVSDPRSLGLGETAPSGRGRWVASGIYLAFINI, via the exons ATGGAGCTGATGTTCGCGGAGTGGGAGGACGGGGAGCGCTTCTCATTCGAGGATTCGGACCGCTTTGAGGAGGATTCGCTCTGTTCCTTCATCTCCGAGGCCGAGAGCCTCTGCCAGAACTGGCGGGGATGGCGCAAACAGTCGGCGGGGCCCAATTCCCCCACTGGCGGCGGTGGCGGAGGTGGCAGTGGCAGTACCAGAATGCGAG ACGGACTGGTGATCCCATTGGTGGAGCTGTCAGCAAAGCAGGTGGCATTTCACATCCCATTTGAAGTGGTAGAGAAAGTTTACCCCCCAGTGCCTGAGCAGCTACAGCTCCGGATTGCTTTTTGGAGCTTTCCTGAGAATGAAGAGGATATTCG GCTGTATTCCTGCCTGGCCAATGGCAGTGCAGATGAGTTCCAGCGAGGGGATCAGCTGTTCCGCATGAGGGCTGTGAAGGACCCGCTCCAGATAG GGTTCCACCTGAGTGCTACAGTGGTGCCACCTCAGATGGTCCCCCCCAAAGGGGCCTACAACGTGGCTGTGATGTTTGACCGCTGCCGGGTCACTTCCTGCAGCTGCACCTGTGGGGCTGGGGCCAAGTGGTGCACCCACGTGGTGGCGCTCTGCCTCTTCCGCATCCACAAC GCGTCTGCAGTCTGCCTGCGGGCCCCAGTCTCAGAGTCCCTGTCGCGGCTGCAGAGGGACCAGCTGCAGAAGTTTGCTCAGTATCTCATCAGTGAGCTCCCTCAGCAG ATCCTCCCCACAGCCCAGCGTCTCCTGGATGAACTGCTCTCCTCCCAGTCAACAGCCATCAACACTGTGTGTGGAGCCCCAG ACCCCACAGCAGGGCCCTCGGCCTCCGACCAAAGTACCTGGTATTTGGATGAATCGACACTTACTGACAATATCAAGAAGACACTACACAAGTTCTGTGGCCCCTCCCCTGTGGTCTTCAG CGATGTGAACTCCATGTATCTGTCCTCCACGGAGCCTCCGGCTGCTGCTGAATGGGCATGTCTGCTCCGTCCTCTGAGGGGCCGCGAGCCAGAGGGGGTCTGGAATCTGCTTAGCATCGTGCGGGAGATGTTCAAAAGGAGGGACAGCAATGCTGCCCCCTTGTTGGAAATCCTCACTGACCAGTGCCTCACCTACGAACAG ATAACAGGTTGGTGGTACAGCGTGCGCACCTCAGCCTCACACAGCAGTGCCAGTGGGCACACGGGCCGAAGCAACGGGCAGTCAGAGGTGGCAGCCCATGCATGTGCCAGCATGTGTGACGAGATGGTCACACTGTGGAGGCTGGCTGTGCTGGACCCTGCACTCAGCCCTCAGCG CCGCCGGGAACTGTGTGCACAGCTCCGCCAGTGGCAACTGAAGGTGATTGAGAATGTGAAGCGGGGACAGCACAAGAAGACTCTGGAGCGGCTCTTCCCTGGCTTCCGGCCAGCGGTAGAGGCCTGCTACTTCAACTGGGAAGAGGCCTATCCGCTGCCCGGTGTCACCTATAGCGGCACTGACCGGAAgctggcactgtgctgggcccGAGCCCTGCCCCCTCGGCCAGGTGCCTCCCGACCTGGGGGCCTGGAGGAATCCCGGGAGCGGCCCCGTCCTGTTCCTGCTGAGCCAGCTGTGCGACCCAAAGAGCCTGGGGCCAAGCGCAAGGGGTTGGGTGAGGGGGTCCCCTCGTCACAGAGGGGTCCCCGCCGCCTCTCAGCTGAGGGGGTAGATAAGGCTCTGCATAAGATGGGTCCAAGTGGGGGCAAAGCCAAGGCACTGGGTGGGGCTGGCAGTGGGGGCAAGGGCTCAGCAGGCGGTGGGAGCAAGCGGCGGCTGAGCAGTGAAGACAGCTCCCTGGAGCCGGATCTGGCTGAGATGAGCCTGGATGACAGCAGCCTGGCCCTGGGTGCAGAGGCCAGCACTTTTGGTGGATTCCCTGAAAGCCTGCCACCCTGCCCTCCCTCGGGTGGCTCCCGAGGCCCTTCCGCCTTCCTTCCTGAACCCTCAGATACTTACGAAGAAGATGGTGGCGTGTACTTCTCAGAAGGGCCTGagcctcccccagcctctgctgGCCCCCCTGGCCTGCTACCCGGGGAGGTCGGTACCAGGGACTACCTCCCTTCCACAGATGAGAGTGGAAATGGGCTCCCCAAAACCAAAGAGGCAGCCCCTGCAGTTGGAGAGGAGGATGATGACTACCAGGCATATTACCTGAATGCCCAGGACGGGGCTGGGGGCGAGGAAGAGAAGGCTGAGGGTGGGACTGGGGAGGAGCACGACCTGTTTGCTGGACTGAAGCCACTGGAACAGGAGAGCCGCATGGAG GTATTATTTGCCTGTGCTGAGGCCCTGCATGCGCACGGCTACAGCAGTGAGGCCTCCCGTCTCACCGTGGAGCTTGCCCAGGACCTGCTAGCCAACCCACCCGACCTCAAG GGCAAGAAGAACAAGGTATCTACGAGCCGTCAGACCTGGGTGGCTACCAACACCCTGACCAAGGCGGCCTTCCTGCTAACAGTGCTGAGTGAGCGCCCGGAGCACCACAACCTGGCCTTCCGAGTGGGCATGTTTGCCCTGGAACTACAGCGGCCCCCGGCTTCTACCAAGGCCTTGGAG GTGAAGCTGGCATACCAGGAGTCTGAGGTGGCTGCCTTGCTCAAGAAGATTCCTCTGGGTCCGAGTGAGATGAGCACCATGCGGTGCCGGGCAGAGGAGCTTCGGGAGGGGACGCTCTGTGACTATCGGCCTGTTTTGCCTCTCATGTTGGCCAGTTTCATCTTTGACGTTCTCTGTGCTCCAG TGGTTTCTCCTACGGGTTCCCGGCCCCCAAGTCGCAACTGGAACAACGAGATGCCTGGGGATGAGGAACTAGGTTTTGAAGCAGCAGTTGCTGCCTTGG GCATGAAGACAACAGTGAGTGAGGCCGAGCATCCCCTCCTGTGTGAAGGCACACGTCGGGAGAAGGGTGATCTGGCATTGGCACTGATGATCACTTACAAGGATGACCAGGCCAAGCTCAAAAAG ATCTTAGACAAACTCTTGGATCGAGAGAGCCAGACGCATAAGCCACAGACACTGAGTTCGTTCTATTCATCTAGCCGCCCAGCCACCACCAGCCAGAGGTCTCCTTCAAAGCATGGGGCCCCATCTGCCCCCGGGGCCCTGCAGCCACTGACCTCAGGCTCTGCAGGACCTGCTCAGCCAGGGAGTGTGGcaggggctgggccaggcccCACTGAGGGCTTCACAGAGAAGAATATGCCTG AGAGTTCCCCACATTCCCCCTGTGAGGGCCTCCCCTCTGAGGCAGCTTTGACCCCAAGGCCGGAAGGGAAGGTTCCTAGCCGCCTGGCACTTGGCAGTCGTGGAGGCTACAATGGACGGGGCTGGGGCTCCCCAGGGCGGCCTAAGAAAAAGCACACAG GCATGGCCAGCATTGACAGCAGTGCCCCTGAAACGACATCGGATAGCTCCCCCACCTTAAGCCGGAGGCCACTTCGAGGAGGCTGGGCCCCTACCTCTTGGGGTCGAGGACAGGACAGTGACAGCATTAGCAGCTCCTCCTCAGATTCCCTGGGCTCCTCGTCTTCCAGCGGAAGTCGCCGGGCCAGTGCCAGTGGAGGGGCCCGGGCAAAGACAGTTGAAGTTGGCAG GTACAAGGGCCGCCGTCCCGAGAGTCATGCCCCTCATGTACCCAATCAGCCGTCAGAGGCCGCTGCACACTTCTACTTTGAGCTGGCGAAGACGGTGCTGATCAAGGCAGGGGGCAACAGCAGCACTTCCATCTTCACACATCCATCTTCCTCAGGGGGCCACCAGGGTCCTCACCGCAACCTGCACCTTTGCGCCTTCGAGATTGGGCTTTATGCCCTTGGCCTGCACAACTTTGTTTCTCCCAACTGGCTTTCACGTACCTATTCTTCCCACGTTTCCTGGATTACAG GCCAGGCAATGGAGATTGGCAGTGCAGCCCTGACTATACTGGTAGAATGCTGGGATGGACACCTGACGCCTCCTGAGGTTGCATCCCTGGCTGATAGGGCATCACGGGCACGAGACTCCAATATGGTGAGGGCAGCAGCGGAGCTAGCCCTAAGCTGCCTGCCTCATGCCCACGCGTTGAACCCCAATGAGATCCAGCGGGCCCTGGTGCAGTGCAAGGAGCAG GATAACCTGATGTTGGAGAAGGCCTGCATGGCGGTGGAAGAGGCGGCTAAGGGTGGGGGCGTGTACCCCGAAGTGTTGTTTGAGGTTGCTCACCAGTGGTTCTGGCTATATGAGCAAACAGCAGGTGGCTCATCCACAGCCCGTGAAGGGGCTACAAGCTGTAGTGCCAATGGGATCAGGGCAGCTGGGGAGACTGGGCGGGGGCTGCCTGAGGGCAGGGGGGGCCCAGGGACTGAGCCGGTTACAGTGGCAGCGGCAACAGTGACAGCGGCAGCCACAGTGGTGCCAGTGATCTCAGTGGGGTCCAGTTTATATCCAGGTCCAGGACTGGGGCACGGTCATTCCCCTGGCCTGCACCCCTATACTGCTCTGCAGCCCCATCTGCCCTGCAGCCCTCAATACCTCACCCACCCAGCTCACCCCGCCCACCCCATGCCTCATATGCCCCGGCCTGCCGTCTTCCCTGTGCCCAGCTCTGCATACCCACAG GGTGTACATCCTGCATTCCTGGGGGCTCAGTACCCTTACTCGGTGACTCCCCCCTCACTTGCTGCCACTGCTGTGTCTTTCCCCGTCCCTTCCATGGCACCCATCACAGTACATCCCTATCACACAGAGCCAGGGCTCCCACTGCCCGCTAGTGTGGCCTGTGAGTTGTGGGGACAGGGAACAG TGAGCAGTGTCCATCCAGCATCCACGTTTCCAGCCATCCAGGGTGCCTCGTTGCCGGCCCTGACCACACAGCCCAGCCCTCTGGTGAGCGGGGGTTTTCCACCCCCCGAGGAGGAGACGCACAGCCAGCCTGTCAACCCACACAGCCTGCACCACCTGCATGCTGCCTACCGTGTTG GAATGTTGGCACTGGAGATGCTGGGTCGCCGGGCACACAATGATCACCCCAACAACTTCTCCCGCTCTCCCCCCTACACTGATgatgtcaaatggttgctggggCTGGCGGCAAAGCTGG GAGATCGTCATGGAGACGCTGCAGCGGCTGAGCCCCGCTCATGCCCACAACCATCTGCGTGCCCCGGCCTTCCACCAACTGGTGCAGCGCTGTCAGCAAGCATACATGCAG TATATCCACCACCGCCTGATTCACCTGACCCCTGCCGACTACGACGACTTTGTAAATGCGATCCGCAGTGCCCGCAGCGCCTTCTGCCTGACACCCATGGGCATGATGCAGTTCAACGACATCCTGCAGAACCTCAAGCGCAGCAAACAGACCAAGGAGCTGTGGCAACAGGTCTCACTCGAGATGACCACCTTCTCCCCCTGAGTCTGACCTCCCTAGGGCCGTATACAGGGACGCAAGCCGGTGGCTATGGGGGCCCATCACACAGGGGCAGTGAATCTTGGCTGGACAGATCATCCCCACCCAGTCCTCTGATAGCCCAGACTGGCAGCTGCTCTTTGGCTGTAGCTTGGGGCCAAGATGTCTCTGACCCGAGAAGCCTAGGGTTGGGGGAGACAGCCCCATCTGGGAGGGGGCGCTGGGTGGCCTCTGgtatttatttggcatttataaatatataa
- the ZSWIM8 gene encoding zinc finger SWIM domain-containing protein 8 isoform X3 has protein sequence MELMFAEWEDGERFSFEDSDRFEEDSLCSFISEAESLCQNWRGWRKQSAGPNSPTGGGGGGGSGSTRMRDGLVIPLVELSAKQVAFHIPFEVVEKVYPPVPEQLQLRIAFWSFPENEEDIRLYSCLANGSADEFQRGDQLFRMRAVKDPLQIGFHLSATVVPPQMVPPKGAYNVAVMFDRCRVTSCSCTCGAGAKWCTHVVALCLFRIHNASAVCLRAPVSESLSRLQRDQLQKFAQYLISELPQQILPTAQRLLDELLSSQSTAINTVCGAPDPTAGPSASDQSTWYLDESTLTDNIKKTLHKFCGPSPVVFSDVNSMYLSSTEPPAAAEWACLLRPLRGREPEGVWNLLSIVREMFKRRDSNAAPLLEILTDQCLTYEQITGWWYSVRTSASHSSASGHTGRSNGQSEVAAHACASMCDEMVTLWRLAVLDPALSPQRRRELCAQLRQWQLKVIENVKRGQHKKTLERLFPGFRPAVEACYFNWEEAYPLPGVTYSGTDRKLALCWARALPPRPGASRPGGLEESRERPRPVPAEPAVRPKEPGAKRKGLGEGVPSSQRGPRRLSAEGVDKALHKMGPSGGKAKALGGAGSGGKGSAGGGSKRRLSSEDSSLEPDLAEMSLDDSSLALGAEASTFGGFPESLPPCPPSGGSRGPSAFLPEPSDTYEEDGGVYFSEGPEPPPASAGPPGLLPGEVGTRDYLPSTDESGNGLPKTKEAAPAVGEEDDDYQAYYLNAQDGAGGEEEKAEGGTGEEHDLFAGLKPLEQESRMEVLFACAEALHAHGYSSEASRLTVELAQDLLANPPDLKVEPPPAKGKKNKVSTSRQTWVATNTLTKAAFLLTVLSERPEHHNLAFRVGMFALELQRPPASTKALEVKLAYQESEVAALLKKIPLGPSEMSTMRCRAEELREGTLCDYRPVLPLMLASFIFDVLCAPVVSPTGSRPPSRNWNNEMPGDEELGFEAAVAALGMKTTVSEAEHPLLCEGTRREKGDLALALMITYKDDQAKLKKILDKLLDRESQTHKPQTLSSFYSSSRPATTSQRSPSKHGAPSAPGALQPLTSGSAGPAQPGSVAGAGPGPTEGFTEKNMPESSPHSPCEGLPSEAALTPRPEGKVPSRLALGSRGGYNGRGWGSPGRPKKKHTGMASIDSSAPETTSDSSPTLSRRPLRGGWAPTSWGRGQDSDSISSSSSDSLGSSSSSGSRRASASGGARAKTVEVGRYKGRRPESHAPHVPNQPSEAAAHFYFELAKTVLIKAGGNSSTSIFTHPSSSGGHQGPHRNLHLCAFEIGLYALGLHNFVSPNWLSRTYSSHVSWITGQAMEIGSAALTILVECWDGHLTPPEVASLADRASRARDSNMVRAAAELALSCLPHAHALNPNEIQRALVQCKEQDNLMLEKACMAVEEAAKGGGVYPEVLFEVAHQWFWLYEQTAGGSSTAREGATSCSANGIRAAGETGRGLPEGRGGPGTEPVTVAAATVTAAATVVPVISVGSSLYPGPGLGHGHSPGLHPYTALQPHLPCSPQYLTHPAHPAHPMPHMPRPAVFPVPSSAYPQGVHPAFLGAQYPYSVTPPSLAATAVSFPVPSMAPITVHPYHTEPGLPLPASVACELWGQGTVSSVHPASTFPAIQGASLPALTTQPSPLVSGGFPPPEEETHSQPVNPHSLHHLHAAYRVGMLALEMLGRRAHNDHPNNFSRSPPYTDDVKWLLGLAAKLGVNYVHQFCVGAAKGVLSPFVLQEIVMETLQRLSPAHAHNHLRAPAFHQLVQRCQQAYMQYIHHRLIHLTPADYDDFVNAIRSARSAFCLTPMGMMQFNDILQNLKRSKQTKELWQQVSLEMTTFSP, from the exons ATGGAGCTGATGTTCGCGGAGTGGGAGGACGGGGAGCGCTTCTCATTCGAGGATTCGGACCGCTTTGAGGAGGATTCGCTCTGTTCCTTCATCTCCGAGGCCGAGAGCCTCTGCCAGAACTGGCGGGGATGGCGCAAACAGTCGGCGGGGCCCAATTCCCCCACTGGCGGCGGTGGCGGAGGTGGCAGTGGCAGTACCAGAATGCGAG ACGGACTGGTGATCCCATTGGTGGAGCTGTCAGCAAAGCAGGTGGCATTTCACATCCCATTTGAAGTGGTAGAGAAAGTTTACCCCCCAGTGCCTGAGCAGCTACAGCTCCGGATTGCTTTTTGGAGCTTTCCTGAGAATGAAGAGGATATTCG GCTGTATTCCTGCCTGGCCAATGGCAGTGCAGATGAGTTCCAGCGAGGGGATCAGCTGTTCCGCATGAGGGCTGTGAAGGACCCGCTCCAGATAG GGTTCCACCTGAGTGCTACAGTGGTGCCACCTCAGATGGTCCCCCCCAAAGGGGCCTACAACGTGGCTGTGATGTTTGACCGCTGCCGGGTCACTTCCTGCAGCTGCACCTGTGGGGCTGGGGCCAAGTGGTGCACCCACGTGGTGGCGCTCTGCCTCTTCCGCATCCACAAC GCGTCTGCAGTCTGCCTGCGGGCCCCAGTCTCAGAGTCCCTGTCGCGGCTGCAGAGGGACCAGCTGCAGAAGTTTGCTCAGTATCTCATCAGTGAGCTCCCTCAGCAG ATCCTCCCCACAGCCCAGCGTCTCCTGGATGAACTGCTCTCCTCCCAGTCAACAGCCATCAACACTGTGTGTGGAGCCCCAG ACCCCACAGCAGGGCCCTCGGCCTCCGACCAAAGTACCTGGTATTTGGATGAATCGACACTTACTGACAATATCAAGAAGACACTACACAAGTTCTGTGGCCCCTCCCCTGTGGTCTTCAG CGATGTGAACTCCATGTATCTGTCCTCCACGGAGCCTCCGGCTGCTGCTGAATGGGCATGTCTGCTCCGTCCTCTGAGGGGCCGCGAGCCAGAGGGGGTCTGGAATCTGCTTAGCATCGTGCGGGAGATGTTCAAAAGGAGGGACAGCAATGCTGCCCCCTTGTTGGAAATCCTCACTGACCAGTGCCTCACCTACGAACAG ATAACAGGTTGGTGGTACAGCGTGCGCACCTCAGCCTCACACAGCAGTGCCAGTGGGCACACGGGCCGAAGCAACGGGCAGTCAGAGGTGGCAGCCCATGCATGTGCCAGCATGTGTGACGAGATGGTCACACTGTGGAGGCTGGCTGTGCTGGACCCTGCACTCAGCCCTCAGCG CCGCCGGGAACTGTGTGCACAGCTCCGCCAGTGGCAACTGAAGGTGATTGAGAATGTGAAGCGGGGACAGCACAAGAAGACTCTGGAGCGGCTCTTCCCTGGCTTCCGGCCAGCGGTAGAGGCCTGCTACTTCAACTGGGAAGAGGCCTATCCGCTGCCCGGTGTCACCTATAGCGGCACTGACCGGAAgctggcactgtgctgggcccGAGCCCTGCCCCCTCGGCCAGGTGCCTCCCGACCTGGGGGCCTGGAGGAATCCCGGGAGCGGCCCCGTCCTGTTCCTGCTGAGCCAGCTGTGCGACCCAAAGAGCCTGGGGCCAAGCGCAAGGGGTTGGGTGAGGGGGTCCCCTCGTCACAGAGGGGTCCCCGCCGCCTCTCAGCTGAGGGGGTAGATAAGGCTCTGCATAAGATGGGTCCAAGTGGGGGCAAAGCCAAGGCACTGGGTGGGGCTGGCAGTGGGGGCAAGGGCTCAGCAGGCGGTGGGAGCAAGCGGCGGCTGAGCAGTGAAGACAGCTCCCTGGAGCCGGATCTGGCTGAGATGAGCCTGGATGACAGCAGCCTGGCCCTGGGTGCAGAGGCCAGCACTTTTGGTGGATTCCCTGAAAGCCTGCCACCCTGCCCTCCCTCGGGTGGCTCCCGAGGCCCTTCCGCCTTCCTTCCTGAACCCTCAGATACTTACGAAGAAGATGGTGGCGTGTACTTCTCAGAAGGGCCTGagcctcccccagcctctgctgGCCCCCCTGGCCTGCTACCCGGGGAGGTCGGTACCAGGGACTACCTCCCTTCCACAGATGAGAGTGGAAATGGGCTCCCCAAAACCAAAGAGGCAGCCCCTGCAGTTGGAGAGGAGGATGATGACTACCAGGCATATTACCTGAATGCCCAGGACGGGGCTGGGGGCGAGGAAGAGAAGGCTGAGGGTGGGACTGGGGAGGAGCACGACCTGTTTGCTGGACTGAAGCCACTGGAACAGGAGAGCCGCATGGAG GTATTATTTGCCTGTGCTGAGGCCCTGCATGCGCACGGCTACAGCAGTGAGGCCTCCCGTCTCACCGTGGAGCTTGCCCAGGACCTGCTAGCCAACCCACCCGACCTCAAGGTAGAGCCGCCCCCTGCCAAG GGCAAGAAGAACAAGGTATCTACGAGCCGTCAGACCTGGGTGGCTACCAACACCCTGACCAAGGCGGCCTTCCTGCTAACAGTGCTGAGTGAGCGCCCGGAGCACCACAACCTGGCCTTCCGAGTGGGCATGTTTGCCCTGGAACTACAGCGGCCCCCGGCTTCTACCAAGGCCTTGGAG GTGAAGCTGGCATACCAGGAGTCTGAGGTGGCTGCCTTGCTCAAGAAGATTCCTCTGGGTCCGAGTGAGATGAGCACCATGCGGTGCCGGGCAGAGGAGCTTCGGGAGGGGACGCTCTGTGACTATCGGCCTGTTTTGCCTCTCATGTTGGCCAGTTTCATCTTTGACGTTCTCTGTGCTCCAG TGGTTTCTCCTACGGGTTCCCGGCCCCCAAGTCGCAACTGGAACAACGAGATGCCTGGGGATGAGGAACTAGGTTTTGAAGCAGCAGTTGCTGCCTTGG GCATGAAGACAACAGTGAGTGAGGCCGAGCATCCCCTCCTGTGTGAAGGCACACGTCGGGAGAAGGGTGATCTGGCATTGGCACTGATGATCACTTACAAGGATGACCAGGCCAAGCTCAAAAAG ATCTTAGACAAACTCTTGGATCGAGAGAGCCAGACGCATAAGCCACAGACACTGAGTTCGTTCTATTCATCTAGCCGCCCAGCCACCACCAGCCAGAGGTCTCCTTCAAAGCATGGGGCCCCATCTGCCCCCGGGGCCCTGCAGCCACTGACCTCAGGCTCTGCAGGACCTGCTCAGCCAGGGAGTGTGGcaggggctgggccaggcccCACTGAGGGCTTCACAGAGAAGAATATGCCTG AGAGTTCCCCACATTCCCCCTGTGAGGGCCTCCCCTCTGAGGCAGCTTTGACCCCAAGGCCGGAAGGGAAGGTTCCTAGCCGCCTGGCACTTGGCAGTCGTGGAGGCTACAATGGACGGGGCTGGGGCTCCCCAGGGCGGCCTAAGAAAAAGCACACAG GCATGGCCAGCATTGACAGCAGTGCCCCTGAAACGACATCGGATAGCTCCCCCACCTTAAGCCGGAGGCCACTTCGAGGAGGCTGGGCCCCTACCTCTTGGGGTCGAGGACAGGACAGTGACAGCATTAGCAGCTCCTCCTCAGATTCCCTGGGCTCCTCGTCTTCCAGCGGAAGTCGCCGGGCCAGTGCCAGTGGAGGGGCCCGGGCAAAGACAGTTGAAGTTGGCAG GTACAAGGGCCGCCGTCCCGAGAGTCATGCCCCTCATGTACCCAATCAGCCGTCAGAGGCCGCTGCACACTTCTACTTTGAGCTGGCGAAGACGGTGCTGATCAAGGCAGGGGGCAACAGCAGCACTTCCATCTTCACACATCCATCTTCCTCAGGGGGCCACCAGGGTCCTCACCGCAACCTGCACCTTTGCGCCTTCGAGATTGGGCTTTATGCCCTTGGCCTGCACAACTTTGTTTCTCCCAACTGGCTTTCACGTACCTATTCTTCCCACGTTTCCTGGATTACAG GCCAGGCAATGGAGATTGGCAGTGCAGCCCTGACTATACTGGTAGAATGCTGGGATGGACACCTGACGCCTCCTGAGGTTGCATCCCTGGCTGATAGGGCATCACGGGCACGAGACTCCAATATGGTGAGGGCAGCAGCGGAGCTAGCCCTAAGCTGCCTGCCTCATGCCCACGCGTTGAACCCCAATGAGATCCAGCGGGCCCTGGTGCAGTGCAAGGAGCAG GATAACCTGATGTTGGAGAAGGCCTGCATGGCGGTGGAAGAGGCGGCTAAGGGTGGGGGCGTGTACCCCGAAGTGTTGTTTGAGGTTGCTCACCAGTGGTTCTGGCTATATGAGCAAACAGCAGGTGGCTCATCCACAGCCCGTGAAGGGGCTACAAGCTGTAGTGCCAATGGGATCAGGGCAGCTGGGGAGACTGGGCGGGGGCTGCCTGAGGGCAGGGGGGGCCCAGGGACTGAGCCGGTTACAGTGGCAGCGGCAACAGTGACAGCGGCAGCCACAGTGGTGCCAGTGATCTCAGTGGGGTCCAGTTTATATCCAGGTCCAGGACTGGGGCACGGTCATTCCCCTGGCCTGCACCCCTATACTGCTCTGCAGCCCCATCTGCCCTGCAGCCCTCAATACCTCACCCACCCAGCTCACCCCGCCCACCCCATGCCTCATATGCCCCGGCCTGCCGTCTTCCCTGTGCCCAGCTCTGCATACCCACAG GGTGTACATCCTGCATTCCTGGGGGCTCAGTACCCTTACTCGGTGACTCCCCCCTCACTTGCTGCCACTGCTGTGTCTTTCCCCGTCCCTTCCATGGCACCCATCACAGTACATCCCTATCACACAGAGCCAGGGCTCCCACTGCCCGCTAGTGTGGCCTGTGAGTTGTGGGGACAGGGAACAG TGAGCAGTGTCCATCCAGCATCCACGTTTCCAGCCATCCAGGGTGCCTCGTTGCCGGCCCTGACCACACAGCCCAGCCCTCTGGTGAGCGGGGGTTTTCCACCCCCCGAGGAGGAGACGCACAGCCAGCCTGTCAACCCACACAGCCTGCACCACCTGCATGCTGCCTACCGTGTTG GAATGTTGGCACTGGAGATGCTGGGTCGCCGGGCACACAATGATCACCCCAACAACTTCTCCCGCTCTCCCCCCTACACTGATgatgtcaaatggttgctggggCTGGCGGCAAAGCTGG gagtGAACTACGTGCACCAGTTCTGTGTGGGGGCAGCCAAGGGGGTGCTGAGCCCGTTTGTGCTGCAGGAGATCGTCATGGAGACGCTGCAGCGGCTGAGCCCCGCTCATGCCCACAACCATCTGCGTGCCCCGGCCTTCCACCAACTGGTGCAGCGCTGTCAGCAAGCATACATGCAG TATATCCACCACCGCCTGATTCACCTGACCCCTGCCGACTACGACGACTTTGTAAATGCGATCCGCAGTGCCCGCAGCGCCTTCTGCCTGACACCCATGGGCATGATGCAGTTCAACGACATCCTGCAGAACCTCAAGCGCAGCAAACAGACCAAGGAGCTGTGGCAACAGGTCTCACTCGAGATGACCACCTTCTCCCCCTGA